The proteins below are encoded in one region of Blastocatellia bacterium:
- a CDS encoding serine/threonine protein kinase, translating to MSASIASDSLVGQVIGGKYRIDRQIGQGGFGVVYCATHLGLGKPRAVKILRQISDERRKRLEIEARALAKLDHPYIVSVVDVGVTENNSPFLVMEYVEGKPLNDVILAEGKLSLSRTLSIMKCVCSAVHYAHEEGIIHRDLKPSNIIVQRFSGEAETAKVLDFGLAKFLQQYAPERAADPATESGMVLGTVEYLSPEQCAGRPIDGRSDIYSLGVILYQMLTGSLPFKGDTPFAILTQHINAEPASICEVRPDVPASVERVVFRAMAKDPDKRYQTALQLRDELEKAITQPEQLPVGSTAEIPPTVHVSSKELLGSSPRRFSSRMILVAVAIIVVMVIAWRLFTARESLPEPWIINDPGMLVDMTLENGQPKDKRWAIPAMWRFVRGAEGEHDGALLVRGPELGTLPMLGETMLYDFVVRFGVVVERGTKIKWAVRVQPNRRDFYLFELSFPQTDKETAQFRGYVYNAAYPQPGSFIQTMQTLTAFDQPQPEDFYWIEFTAEEYVFKCEFIRDRGDQTEGPYTIRLWPDPQYPRYRYGAIGFGLLNGDETVKVESINILKAVGPHWEKNSP from the coding sequence ATGAGCGCATCAATCGCCTCAGATTCACTGGTCGGCCAAGTGATCGGTGGGAAATATCGCATTGACCGCCAGATTGGCCAAGGGGGCTTTGGCGTGGTTTATTGTGCAACACACTTAGGGCTGGGAAAACCACGCGCTGTGAAGATTCTGCGGCAGATTAGCGACGAGCGCCGGAAGCGATTAGAGATCGAAGCCCGCGCCCTGGCCAAGCTCGATCATCCATATATTGTGTCTGTGGTGGATGTGGGCGTCACGGAGAACAATAGTCCTTTCCTGGTCATGGAGTATGTTGAAGGCAAACCGCTCAACGATGTGATCCTGGCCGAAGGGAAGCTGTCGCTCTCGCGGACGCTCTCCATCATGAAGTGTGTTTGCTCGGCAGTGCATTATGCCCACGAAGAAGGCATCATTCACCGCGATTTGAAGCCCAGTAATATCATTGTCCAGCGATTTTCCGGCGAGGCTGAGACGGCGAAGGTGTTGGATTTCGGCCTGGCCAAGTTCCTTCAGCAGTACGCGCCAGAGCGAGCGGCGGATCCGGCCACCGAGAGCGGCATGGTGCTCGGCACGGTGGAGTATTTATCGCCAGAGCAATGCGCCGGCCGGCCGATTGATGGGCGCTCAGACATCTATTCGCTCGGCGTCATCTTGTATCAAATGCTGACCGGCTCGTTGCCGTTCAAGGGCGACACGCCGTTTGCTATTCTCACACAACATATCAACGCTGAACCGGCCTCCATCTGCGAGGTGCGCCCAGACGTGCCAGCCAGCGTCGAACGCGTGGTGTTTCGCGCGATGGCCAAAGACCCCGACAAACGCTACCAAACGGCCTTGCAGTTGCGCGACGAGTTGGAAAAGGCCATCACACAGCCTGAACAGCTTCCTGTGGGTTCAACCGCGGAGATTCCGCCAACAGTTCATGTCTCCAGCAAGGAACTGCTCGGATCGTCGCCGCGTCGGTTCAGCAGCAGGATGATCCTCGTCGCCGTTGCGATCATCGTGGTCATGGTTATAGCCTGGCGTTTGTTCACCGCGCGCGAGTCGTTGCCCGAGCCATGGATCATCAACGATCCGGGCATGTTGGTAGATATGACACTGGAAAACGGTCAACCCAAGGATAAGCGATGGGCCATTCCCGCGATGTGGCGCTTTGTGCGTGGCGCGGAGGGTGAACATGACGGGGCACTGCTCGTGCGTGGGCCGGAGCTAGGCACGCTGCCGATGTTGGGAGAAACGATGCTCTATGATTTTGTCGTGCGTTTCGGCGTCGTGGTGGAGCGAGGCACAAAAATCAAGTGGGCTGTTCGGGTGCAACCCAATCGTCGGGACTTCTATCTGTTTGAGTTGAGCTTCCCGCAAACCGATAAGGAGACTGCTCAATTTCGCGGCTACGTTTACAATGCTGCGTATCCGCAACCAGGTTCGTTTATTCAAACGATGCAAACGTTGACCGCGTTTGATCAACCTCAGCCGGAGGACTTTTACTGGATCGAGTTCACCGCCGAGGAGTATGTCTTCAAATGTGAGTTTATCCGTGATCGCGGCGATCAAACTGAAGGACCGTACACGATCCGCCTGTGGCCAGACCCGCAGTATCCACGTTACCGCTACGGCGCCATTGGCTTTGGCTTGCTCAACGGTGACGAAACGGTGAAGGTAGAGAGCATCAATATCCTCAAGGCCGTTGGACCACATTGGGAAAAAAACTCGCCCTAA
- a CDS encoding carboxypeptidase-like regulatory domain-containing protein, with translation MPLLLSMALAPAYGQNLVAGYVAEGRVVNERREGVPNVIVRPINRKTGFREKPVKTNADGVFQITGLQIGVWCLQIYKPGYEAQVEFECRKDPKTGQPIFQPRLEIHGDRKDIAEPNPIPLRRVVAAPGPVRRTSLNVHPDGFLEVVLRMEPMNEPAADTRLMLAEQAEQALPVMTGVVVDRQGNPLPGIEVVVLSDQSDATFSAITDERGQFVIEVSEPGRYSVVVGTERYREQTIAVRVRPEEKVKRVGFIRLEPSPDAAQAAAGAHLGDAIRRGLFSERELRSLPLPGIRTFDSLALLSPGVFPGPASFGTQGPGISSGVGSSGQFAVNGLRSRANNFTVDGSDNNEEDVGVRRQGFVSLVPQPIESVQEFQIITALADARFGRNMGAQVNAVSQYGGRELHGAFYGFFTDRRLNARDVFDFEAERFTGGLRREIPITGDGTLSGTPVRFDLGSSFLGPIRVRDGVGVQRNPTGGENPFTRVQSGLVISGPVRSSGPYFFGSFERQEMHASVESHFAVPTVAQRGLFEQGDRGLTLTDGSLAAPASLPGNAVLSLFPFPNNPLGPYGPNTYTAILPADGTGTIFSGKLDHNFRWIRNWTHTLTGRYNFTDDESVLPTTGDALFSSLRPEVRTQNLSLLLNTTPSNTTSSTARFSYGRTSLRFSEVRDPFLLPSRLSDAPSDQAFLLNAPLLLNVTTPGQPPTFAAGSSRPELLFLTETETLTGPVGQIHLAGFSPIGVDVFNFPQGRVNNTFQAADTVTFVRGRHIFTGGVDVRRTQINSFVDRNFRPRLVFNGVLNPFSVPGIPANVQQPFLSGATLAAAGAPSGFFQTLANTTVPNTHIGIRFTQYNFFVHHEFRLPRFILTAGLRYELNTKPDLVGNRLDRSLAETQSFFERFGPAFQQFVDLVKPPFFLVENNFAPRVGLAWDVTGRGRTILRGGYGLYFDQFLGTVTKQFHTLPTDFFAQNLLLLEGRADFALPVQTLVTPGTLNKLAVAPEEFLMRATDVNLLLLPFSLPRGLKVPYAHQYGLTLEHEWPGHLLVSAAYVGTRGIRLLRLTTPDGGLSRIIQLIGAGVTSGTPSLPGFDLFALFPQREVPVDRVLVPHEQIESSAASTYHSLQLDVRRRYARGFQFSAAFTYSHAIDDASDLFDTRGAYALPQDSRHLRAERASSSFDSRYRAVAHAIWDIPYGGQHWMKGNWQLAGILTLQSGQPFTINSTIDVNEDGNLTDRLNRTAGLIVRNQGPVRIELARGVTLASLLAESGKVGAVGRNTFRAPATATLDMAVSKQFRIGDRHQLVVRTEAFNLLNRSHFGIPVRLLEAPAFGRSVNTSSPARRIQFSVAYSF, from the coding sequence ATGCCGCTGTTACTGAGTATGGCACTGGCGCCGGCTTATGGACAGAACTTGGTGGCGGGATATGTCGCCGAAGGCCGTGTCGTCAACGAACGGCGAGAAGGCGTACCCAACGTGATCGTCCGCCCAATCAATCGCAAGACAGGCTTCCGCGAAAAACCGGTCAAGACCAACGCCGATGGCGTTTTTCAGATCACCGGACTGCAAATTGGTGTCTGGTGCTTGCAGATTTACAAGCCGGGGTACGAGGCGCAAGTCGAATTTGAGTGTCGGAAAGACCCCAAAACAGGGCAGCCGATTTTCCAGCCGCGATTGGAGATTCATGGTGATCGCAAGGATATTGCCGAGCCCAATCCCATTCCGCTGCGACGGGTCGTCGCCGCGCCCGGACCGGTTCGCCGCACTTCTCTGAATGTGCACCCAGACGGATTCCTGGAAGTCGTGCTGCGCATGGAGCCGATGAACGAACCGGCCGCAGACACCCGCCTGATGTTAGCTGAGCAAGCTGAGCAAGCGTTGCCTGTGATGACAGGCGTTGTGGTTGACAGGCAAGGGAATCCGCTGCCCGGCATCGAGGTGGTCGTGTTATCCGATCAATCGGATGCCACGTTTTCTGCGATCACCGATGAACGCGGTCAGTTCGTCATTGAGGTCAGTGAGCCGGGACGATACTCGGTCGTCGTTGGCACGGAGCGGTATCGTGAACAGACGATTGCTGTCAGAGTGAGGCCTGAGGAGAAAGTGAAACGAGTGGGCTTCATTCGACTGGAGCCGTCGCCTGATGCAGCGCAAGCAGCGGCAGGCGCTCATCTGGGCGATGCGATTCGGCGCGGCCTTTTCTCAGAGCGAGAATTGAGATCGCTGCCGCTGCCGGGCATTCGCACGTTTGATTCACTGGCATTGTTATCGCCGGGCGTTTTTCCCGGACCGGCGTCGTTTGGCACGCAGGGCCCTGGCATCAGTTCGGGCGTTGGCTCTTCGGGTCAGTTCGCCGTCAATGGGTTGAGAAGCCGCGCCAACAACTTCACCGTGGATGGCTCGGATAATAACGAAGAAGATGTGGGCGTTCGCCGGCAAGGGTTTGTGTCGCTCGTGCCGCAGCCGATTGAAAGCGTGCAGGAATTTCAAATCATCACTGCCCTGGCCGATGCTCGATTTGGCCGCAACATGGGCGCGCAGGTCAATGCGGTCTCCCAATATGGCGGGCGCGAGCTGCATGGCGCGTTCTATGGCTTTTTCACCGATCGCCGATTGAATGCGCGCGACGTTTTCGATTTCGAGGCTGAGCGATTTACCGGCGGTTTGCGGCGGGAGATTCCTATTACCGGTGATGGAACATTGAGCGGAACGCCGGTGCGATTCGATCTCGGTTCGAGTTTTCTTGGGCCGATTCGCGTCAGAGATGGTGTGGGTGTTCAACGCAATCCCACCGGCGGTGAAAATCCGTTCACCCGTGTGCAGAGTGGATTGGTCATCAGCGGGCCGGTGCGGTCCAGCGGACCGTACTTCTTCGGCTCGTTCGAGCGGCAGGAGATGCACGCCAGTGTGGAATCTCACTTCGCTGTGCCGACTGTTGCTCAACGAGGCCTGTTCGAGCAGGGTGACCGCGGCTTGACGTTGACCGATGGCTCACTGGCAGCGCCCGCGTCGCTACCGGGCAATGCCGTTCTCAGCTTGTTTCCGTTTCCCAACAATCCCCTCGGCCCATACGGACCGAACACGTACACAGCCATCTTGCCGGCGGACGGAACGGGAACGATCTTCTCTGGCAAACTGGATCACAACTTCCGCTGGATCAGAAACTGGACACATACATTAACGGGGCGCTACAACTTCACCGATGACGAGAGCGTGCTGCCAACAACAGGCGACGCATTGTTCTCATCGTTGCGCCCAGAAGTGCGCACGCAAAATCTTTCGCTACTGCTGAACACGACGCCTTCCAATACGACGTCCAGCACGGCGCGATTTTCCTATGGTCGCACGAGCCTCCGTTTTTCCGAGGTGCGCGATCCATTTTTGTTGCCGTCGCGCCTCAGTGACGCGCCGTCGGATCAGGCGTTTTTGCTGAACGCGCCGTTGTTACTGAATGTGACCACGCCGGGGCAGCCACCGACGTTCGCTGCTGGTTCGAGCCGGCCAGAGCTGCTCTTTCTGACAGAAACTGAAACCCTCACCGGGCCTGTCGGTCAGATTCACCTGGCCGGCTTCAGTCCGATTGGCGTGGATGTCTTTAACTTCCCACAAGGCCGCGTCAACAACACATTCCAGGCAGCCGACACCGTCACATTTGTTCGCGGGCGGCATATTTTCACCGGTGGCGTAGACGTGCGCCGCACGCAGATCAACAGCTTCGTGGATCGAAATTTCCGGCCACGGCTTGTCTTCAACGGCGTGCTGAATCCATTTTCCGTGCCGGGCATCCCTGCCAATGTGCAGCAACCATTCCTCTCCGGCGCTACACTCGCGGCGGCAGGCGCGCCCAGCGGCTTCTTCCAGACGTTGGCCAACACGACTGTTCCCAATACGCACATAGGAATTCGTTTCACGCAATATAACTTTTTCGTTCATCACGAATTTCGCCTGCCACGATTCATTCTGACTGCCGGCCTTCGATATGAGTTGAACACAAAACCTGATCTGGTTGGCAATCGCCTCGATCGTTCGCTGGCTGAGACACAATCCTTCTTCGAGCGATTTGGTCCAGCGTTCCAGCAGTTCGTGGACCTGGTGAAGCCGCCGTTTTTCCTCGTTGAAAATAATTTCGCGCCGCGTGTCGGCCTGGCATGGGATGTAACGGGTCGCGGACGAACCATCCTGCGGGGCGGGTATGGCCTCTATTTCGATCAATTTTTGGGCACGGTTACCAAGCAATTCCATACGCTGCCGACGGATTTCTTCGCGCAAAACTTACTATTGCTTGAAGGTCGGGCCGACTTTGCGCTGCCGGTGCAGACGTTGGTAACGCCAGGCACGCTCAACAAGCTGGCTGTGGCGCCGGAAGAATTCCTGATGCGCGCGACGGATGTGAATTTGTTATTGCTGCCGTTTTCGCTGCCGCGCGGATTGAAGGTTCCTTACGCGCATCAATACGGTCTCACGCTCGAGCATGAATGGCCGGGACATCTGCTCGTGTCGGCAGCTTACGTCGGCACACGCGGTATTCGATTGCTACGGTTGACCACGCCGGATGGAGGGCTGAGTCGAATCATTCAATTGATCGGCGCCGGCGTGACATCAGGAACGCCCTCACTGCCCGGTTTTGACCTATTCGCTCTGTTTCCGCAACGCGAGGTCCCGGTGGATCGCGTCCTGGTGCCACATGAACAGATTGAGAGTAGTGCCGCGTCTACCTATCATTCGCTGCAACTGGATGTTCGCCGACGGTACGCTCGCGGCTTTCAATTCAGCGCGGCGTTCACCTACTCTCACGCTATTGACGATGCCTCGGATTTGTTCGACACGCGAGGCGCGTATGCTTTGCCGCAAGATAGTCGTCACCTACGCGCCGAACGGGCCTCATCCAGTTTTGACAGCCGCTACCGTGCTGTTGCGCATGCCATTTGGGACATTCCATACGGAGGGCAGCATTGGATGAAAGGGAATTGGCAACTGGCCGGCATCCTGACGCTTCAATCGGGTCAACCGTTCACCATCAATAGTACCATTGATGTCAACGAAGACGGCAATCTGACGGATCGGTTGAATCGAACGGCTGGATTGATTGTGCGCAATCAGGGACCCGTGCGAATCGAGCTGGCACGTGGCGTCACCTTGGCCAGTTTGTTGGCTGAGAGCGGAAAAGTAGGAGCGGTCGGGCGTAATACATTTCGCGCTCCAGCAACGGCGACGTTGGATATGGCTGTCAGTAAGCAATTTCGTATAGGCGACCGCCACCAGCTCGTCGTTCGTACTGAAGCATTTAATCTGTTGAATCGTTCACATTTTGGCATCCCTGTACGGTTACTGGAGGCCCCAGCCTTCGGTCGTTCTGTCAATACATCGAGCCCGGCGCGGAGGATTCAGTTCTCCGTTGCATATTCGTTTTGA
- a CDS encoding SurA N-terminal domain-containing protein: MSHKRRVKLADRCSVSSALGMFFGFMNVVFPFAIGMSMIICMMLVGHASTGQDGTHQSAMRHPPSVILVDRLVALVNGEPITESDLLWLMALDPQQPEGTFTNRAKRLRLEQAIDQQLLYQEAQKLPAIDVRPEDISRFIAELVRQFPSESVFRRRLEAVGLDGPALQQRVRQQLIILQFIEFRFRSFVLVSDAEIQTYYQSRVARLLQERGETPPPLDEKLRSVIEQTIVEDKVQSDLNDWFEEARLRAEIVRLVEY, translated from the coding sequence ATGTCACACAAACGGCGAGTGAAGCTCGCAGATCGCTGCTCGGTCAGTTCAGCTCTTGGCATGTTTTTTGGCTTCATGAACGTGGTCTTTCCCTTCGCAATTGGTATGAGCATGATCATCTGCATGATGCTAGTTGGCCATGCAAGCACCGGCCAAGATGGAACCCATCAATCCGCAATGCGTCATCCACCATCCGTCATTCTCGTGGATCGGCTCGTCGCTCTCGTCAACGGCGAGCCGATCACCGAAAGCGATTTGCTCTGGCTGATGGCGCTGGACCCGCAGCAGCCCGAAGGAACGTTCACCAATCGCGCTAAGCGATTGCGGCTGGAACAAGCCATTGACCAGCAACTGCTCTATCAAGAGGCACAGAAACTACCGGCCATTGATGTCAGACCAGAAGACATCAGCCGATTCATTGCCGAGCTCGTCAGACAATTTCCGTCAGAATCAGTCTTTCGTCGTCGGCTGGAAGCTGTCGGACTGGATGGGCCGGCTTTACAACAGCGCGTGCGGCAGCAGTTGATCATTCTGCAATTCATTGAATTTCGCTTCCGCTCATTCGTGCTTGTGAGCGACGCAGAGATTCAAACCTACTACCAGAGCCGCGTGGCGCGGCTCCTGCAAGAGCGTGGTGAAACGCCTCCGCCGCTGGATGAGAAACTGCGGAGCGTGATTGAACAGACCATCGTAGAAGATAAAGTCCAGTCTGATTTGAATGATTGGTTTGAGGAAGCTCGCCTGCGGGCCGAGATCGTCCGGCTTGTTGAGTATTGA
- the bamA gene encoding outer membrane protein assembly factor BamA yields MKTLTARGIALAARISHRHPGRVDSRKRRLVFFWFPIPVSRLLTASSRLLTPSSRLLTSLFWLLAAGCWLLAAAAQSSDFTPYLDRPVSQVLVLYGEAPITKDEAYLADLIGIRSGDRLHLPTVRESIIRLIKSGNAANVVVNAEQTPTGLLLTFNITPVPLLERVSFDGVAEERLDELRRRLPPLEPGTRITPTLLNRAADDIVQYHNSLGYFTASVAYDLKVQSGGRRALVTFKVTAGPRATVKTIEFDGPLKLDRQRVLSAFRLQAGAPYSETMLQEDIERLRRLHIEQGYLAPRISTPRIRPDRERGDVTITIPIDSGPLVDVQIQGFSIPKSDTRIIFPMFESGGIDPATLEEGRLKLIDYLQRRGYFFAEVTLAPVQSTDDRVVISYEVDTGGIYNLKQIRIEGAESLSYETLKQNLGSRPGGLFSRGLTSRELIETDQRVIVEHLRARGYLNARVRETRLSIALNREDLIIIYVVAAGQQSVITNIAFNGNTAISSAELMAQLSLNAGDPLSQPRLNEDATRLAALYSSRGYAEARVDVQVEFPQSENAQARVTFNISEGPQLTIHRILFRGNTRTTERGLRRFLAFQENQWLVNERLITTEQDLYATGAFRRIVINKEPAPSPDQRDVVIELVEAPRYVMSYGGGFRTDDGPRGLFEITNTNLLGRLYTGSFRARVSRREQLGQLSFTNPRPFGYRWATLASAFYQREERDPFDANRLTGLLQVERQFSNERLLIVRYSFSNVIISEVTDPERLRRQDTTAKIGRLSGSLLWDQRDSALDPTRGHYTTLDFSIAADQLGGDENFVRFFTEHQRYYQLPLGSTVMATNVRIGLADPFGRSTTIPISERFFAGGSTTLRGFSFENAGPRELNPRRPGQTQPIGGNALTIINAELRFPLWRRVGLGAALFYDGGNVFAKVSDIEWRKMSHTVGFGLRLKTPVGPVRFDVGLLVKREPLVPRTRFHFNFGPPF; encoded by the coding sequence ATGAAGACGCTCACGGCGAGAGGCATTGCTCTGGCGGCGCGCATCAGCCATCGTCATCCTGGTCGGGTTGATTCTCGAAAACGCCGATTAGTTTTCTTCTGGTTCCCGATTCCTGTCTCCCGGCTCCTGACTGCTAGCTCCCGGCTGCTGACTCCTAGCTCCCGGCTCCTGACTTCTCTCTTCTGGCTCCTGGCCGCTGGCTGCTGGCTCCTGGCCGCTGCTGCCCAATCGTCAGACTTCACGCCATATTTAGACCGACCAGTCAGTCAAGTTCTCGTTCTCTACGGCGAGGCGCCGATCACTAAAGATGAGGCGTATCTGGCCGATCTGATAGGAATTCGCTCAGGCGATCGGCTTCACCTGCCAACGGTGCGCGAGAGCATCATTCGCTTGATCAAATCGGGCAATGCGGCCAACGTCGTTGTCAACGCAGAACAAACGCCGACAGGTTTGCTCCTCACATTCAACATCACGCCCGTGCCCTTGCTCGAGCGTGTCTCGTTTGATGGCGTCGCAGAGGAGCGGCTTGACGAGCTGCGCCGGCGCCTGCCGCCACTGGAGCCCGGCACGCGCATTACGCCAACTCTGCTCAATCGCGCAGCCGACGACATCGTCCAGTACCACAACAGCCTCGGTTATTTCACGGCGAGCGTCGCCTACGATCTCAAGGTTCAATCCGGCGGACGACGCGCGCTGGTCACGTTCAAGGTCACCGCCGGACCACGAGCGACGGTCAAGACAATAGAATTTGACGGTCCGTTGAAACTCGATCGGCAGCGTGTTTTGTCAGCGTTCCGCCTGCAAGCTGGAGCGCCGTATAGCGAGACCATGCTGCAAGAAGACATCGAACGCCTTCGACGGCTGCACATCGAACAAGGTTACTTAGCGCCGCGCATCAGCACGCCACGCATTCGACCCGACCGCGAGCGGGGCGACGTGACCATTACCATCCCGATTGATTCCGGGCCGCTGGTTGATGTCCAGATTCAAGGCTTCAGCATTCCGAAATCAGACACGCGGATCATTTTCCCCATGTTCGAGAGTGGCGGCATTGATCCGGCGACGCTGGAAGAAGGGCGCCTCAAGCTGATTGATTATCTGCAACGCCGGGGATACTTCTTCGCTGAAGTCACACTGGCGCCGGTCCAATCAACAGATGATCGCGTCGTCATCAGCTACGAGGTTGACACGGGCGGCATCTACAACCTGAAGCAGATTCGTATCGAAGGCGCTGAGTCGCTCTCGTATGAGACACTCAAGCAAAACCTTGGTTCGCGTCCTGGTGGGCTTTTCAGCCGTGGACTGACCAGCCGAGAATTGATTGAGACGGATCAACGAGTCATCGTCGAGCACCTGCGCGCGCGGGGCTACCTCAACGCTCGTGTCCGTGAGACGCGCCTTTCGATTGCGCTCAACCGTGAGGACCTGATCATCATCTACGTAGTGGCAGCCGGTCAGCAGAGCGTCATCACAAACATCGCGTTCAACGGCAACACAGCCATCTCTTCGGCGGAACTCATGGCGCAGCTCAGCTTGAACGCAGGCGATCCGCTGTCGCAGCCGCGATTGAATGAGGATGCGACCCGGCTGGCCGCCCTCTACAGCTCGCGCGGCTATGCCGAAGCTCGCGTTGACGTGCAGGTCGAATTCCCACAATCGGAGAACGCTCAGGCGCGCGTCACGTTCAACATCAGCGAAGGGCCGCAATTGACGATCCATCGCATTCTGTTTCGCGGCAACACGCGGACGACAGAACGTGGCTTGCGACGCTTTCTCGCGTTTCAGGAGAACCAATGGCTGGTGAATGAACGCTTGATCACGACCGAACAAGACCTTTACGCAACCGGCGCGTTTCGCCGCATTGTCATCAACAAAGAGCCGGCTCCCTCCCCTGATCAACGAGATGTGGTCATTGAGCTGGTTGAAGCGCCTCGCTATGTGATGTCATACGGCGGCGGGTTTCGCACCGATGATGGACCGCGCGGATTATTCGAAATTACCAATACGAACTTGCTGGGCCGACTCTATACCGGCTCGTTTCGCGCGCGGGTCAGTCGGCGTGAACAACTGGGTCAATTATCCTTCACCAATCCGCGACCGTTTGGTTACCGATGGGCTACGTTGGCCTCGGCCTTTTATCAGCGCGAAGAGCGCGATCCATTCGATGCCAATCGGCTCACCGGACTGCTGCAAGTCGAACGGCAATTCTCCAATGAACGACTGCTGATCGTGCGCTACAGCTTCAGCAATGTCATCATCTCTGAGGTCACTGATCCCGAACGCTTGCGACGCCAGGACACGACGGCCAAGATCGGGCGACTTTCCGGTTCGCTGCTGTGGGATCAACGCGACTCGGCGCTCGATCCGACGCGCGGCCATTACACCACCTTGGATTTTTCCATCGCTGCCGACCAACTGGGCGGTGACGAGAATTTTGTTCGGTTCTTCACCGAGCATCAACGCTACTACCAGTTGCCGCTCGGCTCAACCGTGATGGCCACCAACGTGCGGATCGGATTGGCCGACCCGTTCGGCCGCTCAACAACCATTCCGATCAGTGAACGCTTCTTCGCCGGCGGCTCGACGACGCTTCGCGGCTTCAGCTTTGAAAACGCCGGTCCCCGTGAACTGAATCCTCGTCGGCCCGGCCAAACACAGCCGATCGGCGGCAACGCGCTGACCATCATTAATGCTGAACTGCGATTCCCACTGTGGCGACGGGTGGGACTTGGCGCAGCCCTGTTTTATGACGGCGGCAACGTATTTGCGAAAGTTTCTGACATCGAATGGAGAAAGATGAGTCATACCGTCGGATTTGGCTTACGACTCAAGACACCGGTCGGACCGGTGCGATTCGACGTGGGGTTGTTGGTCAAGCGCGAGCCGTTAGTGCCGCGCACGCGGTTCCATTTCAACTTCGGTCCACCGTTCTGA